TGCATTTTTAATGTTGTCTGAAGGGATTTCTATCACTAAAGAAAGGCATAGGGGGTTTTTAGCTGCATTAAAAGAAGCAGGTATCTCAACAGAGCCACATTTAAACAAGGTTTGTTTTCAAGATGAATCTGAGAATGTTAAAGTAATTGAAGAGCTTTTATCATCAGAAGCACCGCCTGATGGGATTTTAGCTTCTGTTGAAAAATTAGCCATTGCTAGTTATATGGCTGCTAAAAATCTAGAACTGAAAATCCCAAAGGATTTGAAAGTGATTAGTTTCTCTAACATGAGAATTGCAGGGCTATTAAACCCGTCACTATCCACGATTTCCCAGCCAGCTTTTGAAATGGGAGAGGAGTGTGGCCGGCTTTTGATGAAGAAATTAACAAGGCCTAAACAACCTGATTTCCCGGATGAGTTAGTGGTTTTACCCTCAAAGCTTACGATAAGAGCTTCTACGATGGTGGAGTAACCATTTATTAAAATAAAAAAAGCTGTTCCGAAAATTTTCGGAACAGCTTTTCTGTTTATGTGGCTATTTAATTAATAGCCTGGATTCTGAGGGAATGCGCTAGCATTTCCTTCTGCCCGGTCAATTTGATTTTGAGGGATTGGTCTCAATGTATGGAAATCCTGAATGTTAGGCGCTCCTTGAGGATTATAGAGTTTCACTCTTTCCACTAAGATTCCCCATCTTTTCAGATCCAACCAGCGTGTCTGTTCCCCGATCAATTCTCTAGCTCTTTCTTCAGTAATCAACTCAAAAGTTACATCTGATGCTGAGATTTCCATTTCCGCTTCTTTTCCAGGGAAGGCAGCTCTTCTTCTTACCATGTTAAGGTTTTCCGCAGCTAGATCCATTTTTCCTTGACGGAATTGAGATTCTGCAAGTAAAAGATAAGTGTCAGCTAATCTCATTGCGATGTAGTCTCTACCACCTTCAAATTGTGTACGGTCAGCTCTTCCTGGATCCATATGCTTTCTTAAAGCTGGAAACAAGCGCTCTGTATAAAGCTCAGGCGTCAAGACCTGATAAGGATATTGGGCTCTTTCTGCTTCTGACATATTATACCCTGGTAACCACATGGTGGTATCGCCTTGAGCGAAAGTCACTGTCTCTTTTGACTTGTCAAAAGTGGTATTATAAGTCCCTGGTCTATTGGATAAGAAGGCATCACGATATGACTTTTTGTATCTTGAGTCATTCTCTCTTTCTGCAAAAATCACGTCTAAAGTATAATTAGTCGGTCTATACCTCTTAAATGGTCTACCGTTTTCCGTATCTCTAATCATTCCTGGCTGCACATCATACTCCATTAAGAAGAATACGTGCGCGTTATTACCGCCACCATTGGTCAACGGATCTCTAGTGTATTGAACAGAATAAATTACTTCATCATTGATTTCATTTCCAAATGCATAAACATCCGCAAAATCGGGAAGTAAGATTAAGCCATAATTATCAATGACACTTTGTAATAATGGCTCAGCATTAGCAAAATCAGAACTTTCAGCAGCTTCTGATGTGCCTTTAGTTAAATATACTCTGCCTAATAAATGTTCAGCTGCTGGTCTGGTAGCACGTCCGTAATCTGAAGATTTTGCCTTCGCTTCCAAGTTTGGAATAGCTTCTTGCAAATCCTGAATAATTGCTGAATACACTGTAGCTACCGTTGCTCTGGTTACTTCTTTTGTAGGAACCTCTGTTTCAGAAAGCTGCAAATCAACTCCGCCAAACAACTGAACTAAAATAAAGTAATGATGTGCTCTGATAAACTTCGCTTCTGCAATCCTTTGTTTGAGAACATCTTCAGAAACTCCAGTCACATTTACTGATCTATCGATTACTGCGTTACAGGTATTGATTCCTCGGTAAAACTCATCCCATAACTCACGCACATGACCATTTTGAGAGTCAAATTGATTGGTGTAGGTATTCATGAATTTCCAGCCACCATCTGCTCCATTGGTATAAATGTCCGTACCGAATATGGTGAAATTATTGCCTCTTTCAGTTCCGTACCAAGCTCTCATCGTGCTATAAGCAGCGTTGATTCCATCATTAAGTCCTTTTGGTGTATTTAAGTAATCGTTACCGATTTGGGAAACGACATCTTCTTCCAGAAATCCATCACAGGAAATCATAGTAGAAAATCCTATTACCAGGGCTGTTGCTTTCGCCCATTTATTCATTTTTATAGCTAAATTTTTCATTTCTATTTAGAATTTTGCATTAATACCAAATGTAAAAGAAGTGACTGCAGGAGAGACGTTTGCATTTACTGCTCCGCCACCAACTCCTTGCTCCCCATCTATAAACACTTCAGGGTCAATTCCTTTGTGCTCAGATCTGTAGTTTGCAAAAATGAAAGGTTGCTGAATACTTGTGTATAATCTTAGGCTGGTGAAACCAATTTTATTGATTACCTCAGGCGCGAAATTGTAGCCGAAATTGATGTTTCTTACTTTAATAAAAGTACCATCAAAGTATTCCATAGAGCTTGCGTATTTAGCTCTTTCCTGATTCACATTTGGCCTTGGGTAATCATTAGTCGGATTATTAGGAGTCCAATAGTTAACGTCTAGGTTGTTGTATCTACCTGCTAGCGTATTGTTTCCAGTATGGAATTGAGACCTGATCATTGAACCAAACCTTCCAAATAAGAAGAAGGATAGGTCAAAACCTTTGTAAGAAAATCTATTTGTAAAGCCTAAAGCAAAATCAGGAACTGCAGATCCAAGGAATTGTCTATCATCTGAGTTAATTACTCCATCATTGTTTAGGTCTTCTATTTTGATTTCTCCAGGTACACTACCATAAGAAGTAGCTTCATCTAATTCGTCCAATTGCCAGATTCCAATCTTTTTCAAATCATAGAATATTGTCAATGGTTGACCGATAAATCTACCTGCAGAGATGTCGTCACCATTTGGAAGTGAAATGATCTCTTCTTTGTTTTTTGTGAAAATCAGATCCGAAGTCCAAGTGAAATCACCTTTTTCTATGTTAAGCGTAGAAAGGGTCAATTCGATACCTCTGTTTTGAGTCTCTCCAATGTTAGTGGTGAATCCACCAAATCCAATGGAATTAGGAAGTGGTTGAGGAGCTAATAAATCAGATGTATTTGTGATATAATATTCTAAAGAACCAAATACTCTATTTTGCCATAAAGCAAAATCTAAGCCCACATTGAAAGTTGTAGAAGTTTCCCATCTTAAATCTGGGTTACCAATCGTACTTGGTCTATAACCGTAGGCTGGAGAATTGTCAAATGCATAGGAAGTTCTTCCTAAAAGCGCCTGAGTTTGGTATGGGTTGATTGCTTGGTTACCAATTGATCCATAAGAAACTCTAAATTTCAATTGATCAACATTCGTTGAATTTTGCATGAAGCCTTCGGAATGAATATTCCATCCTAATGCTACTGAAGGGAAGTAACCAAATCGATTATTTTCACCAAACCTTGAACTACCATCCGCTCTCAATGTAGCTGTTAACAAGAATTTGTTTTTGTAATCATAGTTAACTCTACCCATGAATGACATCAATGCCCATTCTCTCAAATTAGTATTTGCTCCTGTAATTTGAGAGGCATCCCCTAAACGGTGATAAAATTGAGATTCTGCTGGAATACCTAAAACACTAACTGTAGTCTGTTCATATCTATCTTTCTGGATAGACTGCAATGCTGTAATGTTCAGATTATGCTTTTCATTGAAAGACTTATTGAAAGTCAGGATATTTTCCAGAGTATAATTAAAGGTGAATTCATCATTTACACTACCAGTGGCATCACCACCACGTCTTGCGTTCGTTTGAGAACCTGTAAACCTACCATTTCTACTAATGGTGATATCAGGACCAAAAACCAATCTATAGGTTAAGCCGGGTATAATCTCATAATTGGCAAAAATACTATTGAAAATCCTGTAGTTTTTGGTCAGATCTTCCTGCGCTCCTTCAACAATTTCCGCAAACGGGTTGGTTCTTAATCCATCAGAAGTAGGTAGGAAGATTAAGTTTCCATCCTCATCGTAGGGCTTTCCAAGTGGATTTTCTGCAAGGGCTCCTCCGAGCGGATTGAAATTTTCTCCATTTCTTTCACTGAATGAAACCAAGGTAGAGGTGCCGAATTTTATTTTCTTATTAATCTGATGATCAATATTAGCTCTGAAAGTATATCGAGTATAATCTTGGTTTTTGATAACACCTTTATCATTAAAGTAGTTAGCAGAAACAAAGAAAGTAGTTTTTTCTGAACCACCACTTACACTTACCTGATGACTTTGAATAGCTCCTTTTCTTAAAAGTCCTCCGACATAATCAGTGCTTCTTCCCTGTGCAATACCCTCAAGCTCAACTGGTTCAAATAGTGATTCATCTGCTGCAGGTGTAGCTGGTCCATCTGGATATTCCCCACTTGTTCTACGAGATTCTCTTTTATATTCGGCAAACTCAGGTCCGTTGAAAACATCAATCTTTCCAAGCTCTTGATTCACTCCATAATAAGAGTCCACAGAAACGATTGTTTTTCCTCTAGTACCTCTTTTTGTGGTAATTAATACTACACCGTTTGATCCTCTAGAACCATAAATAGCTGTAGCTGATGCATCCTTTAGAACTTCCATAGAAGTAATATCCTGTGGGTTGATGTCATTTAATCCACCGACAACAGGAATTCCATCAATTACATAAAGTGGTTCGTTGGAAGCGTTGAAAGACCTTCTACCTCTAATTCTAACCTGTGGTGCAGAACCCGGTTTAGATCCAGGTTGAGTAACATCCACACCAGCTGCTCTACCTTGTAAAGCTTGTCTGGCATCTGTGATAGGTAATTCCTGAATTTCCTTTGAGCCAACTGATGAAATAGCTCCAGTCAATTGACTTTTTTTGGCAGTACCATATCCTACCACGACTACTTCATCCAATTCTGAAAGATCTGGGTTTAGTGTAACGTCGATTACACTTCTACTTCCAACAGATTCTTCTAATGGAGTATATCCTATAAAGGAAAATACCAAAGTTTCGGTTGAGGAAGCATTAATAGAGTAATTTCCATCCAGATCAGTGGTTGTTCCTCTAGTGGTGCCTTTGACTAATATAGTCACTCCTGGAAGGGGGAAGCCTGACTCATCATTGACAGTTCCCGTTACTTGTGAATCTTGTGCAAAAGTGGGTGAGACTCCACTTAAGAGCAAAAGAAGTACACATAAATACGTGTAAATTTTGGGTTTCATAATTTTTGAGGTTTGTGTTATAAAAATTGTTGTTTGTCTTGCCGCCCATCTTTTATGAGTGGTAAATAGGTTAGAAATACGATCATTATCTGTGATAATTTGATATAATCTGTTCAAATTAAATAGTATATCCATAGGAACTAAAATTTTTTACGCAATCGATTGCGTCAAAATATTATATTGGAAATAAAACCCAGTGTAATTGAATATACTTTATTTAAAAGTTTAGGTTTTTGATTTTTTTTCAAAAAAATGGCGAAAAATAATGTAATTTTTCAGTGGAGTACTTAATTAAAAAAATCATTTAACTCCCATAAATTCTAAAAAAAAATACCTGTTACGTTTTAGATAACAGGTATTCTATTTAGTTCTAAATATATTACAAGGAAGGAGGTTCCCAGCCTTTTTCATATTCTCTAGCCCAAAGTGCTTTTGCCTTAGTGGAGTTTTGTATATGTCCATTTTTGGGGTCGCAAACTAATGACTCTCCTGTTCTATAAGAGATGTTTGCCAAGTGACAAAGTAAAGTACTTACTGCACCTTCTTCTATAGTTGAGTTTTGTTCCTCATTTCCTCGGATAGCTTCAAAGAAATTAGAAACGTGGATCGTACTCATATCACCGCCTCCACCAAGCTGAGTTCCGCCTTCATTATTGGATGCAAGGTTCTCTTTGATAAGTTTACCTGATCTGTCAAAATGTTTATAGCCACCTCTATTTACAAAAACAGACCCTTCAGAGCCGTAGATGACTGTTCCACGATCGCTTCCATAAGTACTGTATCCATTTCGACTTTTTCCATCCCACTGAATCACGGAACCATTTTCAAATTGATAGGTTGATTCCAGTGTGTCATACATGGTCCATCCATCATCTTCGAAATGAAATTTACCTCCCACAGTTGAGACTTTTACTGGATAATCTACTTGTAGTGCCCACCTGGCTACATCCAATTCATGGGTCGCATTATTACCTGTTTCGGCAGTACCATAATCCCATCCGTACCAATGCCAATTATAATCCCATGTGTTGTCTGTATATTCTCTTCTTGGTGCAGGACCTTGAAATAATTCCCAATCAAGTCCTTCTGGTGGTGCAGCTGGTGTAGGATTTACCACTCTTCCTCTGGCATTGCTGTAAAAAGCTTTTGCCATATTGACCTTTCCAATGGCTCCTCCATGGATAGCTTTGATGATTTCAATACTTTCAGGAGCTGAGCGCTGCTGATTACCCATTTGGATGATATTGCCATATTTCTTTTGAATGGCGATTAATATTTCACCTTCCTTAGGGTTATGGCTACATGGTTTCTCTACATAAACGTGTTTACCTCTTTCGGAAGCTAGCCAAGTTCCAGGAGCATGCCAGTGATCTGGAGTGGCATTGATTAATACATCTACCTCTTTATCCTCCAGTACTTTCATAATATTCCCTTCCAATTTAGGTTTGTAATCAATCCTTTTGGAAAAGTTATTGGCAGCTCTTGTCATTTGTGACTCCATGACATCGCAGAGGTACATTAAATTTACATTGTTTTTGGCAAGGCTTATAGGCTCGTAATAAGCACCAAGTCTTCTGCCTAATCCTGCAATCGCAACATTTAATCTTTCATTAGAGCCAAGAATATTTCCGTAACTTTTTGCAGAAAAACCCAGACTTCCCATAGCTGAGAAGCCTAAAGTGGCAGCAGCTGACTTCTTTATAAATTCCCTTCTGTTTTTCTTCATCGTATTTTGGGCTTTATTTAAGTGACTTTAATTTAATGTTTTTGAAACTAACTCTGTTTCCATGATCCTGTAAAAGGATATGTCCTTGCTCAGCTTCGCCAAAATTCGGCCAGATTTTATACTTGCTATTTGCAACTAGTTCTCTAAACTCTTCAGATCCACGGTCATATTCCAAAACTTTAAGTCCATTTAGATAATGAGTAACATGATTATTTGGCTCTACTACTACACGGCCTTTGTTCCATTCTCCAATTGGATTTATAAATCTTCCTTGTTTTTGAGCAGTAATTAGATCATAAAGACTGGAAAGAGTTCTATTTCCTTCTTTTCCCATTTTGGCATCAGGATGCTTCTCATCATCTAAAATTTGGTATTCCAAACCAATTGCCGATCCTTTGTTTCCTTCAGATAAAGTCACGAAATACTTTAATCCACTATTAGCTCCTTCTGTAAGTCTAAATTCAAAGCCTAAATCGAAAGCAGAAAACTCTTCCTTGGTCACGATATCTCCGGCATTGGTAGATTCCCCACCGTCAGATTCAGCAATTGTCAAAATCCCATCATTGACCGACCAGCCAAAATCAGGAAACTCGTCTTTGTAAGCACCCTTCCATCCTTCAGAGTTTTGGCCATTAAATAGCAATTTCCATCCTGTGTTTTTTTCGTAGTCTGTCAATTCATTGAGTCTATTATTCACAACGTAAATAGATGAGCTGAAAGGCTTAGGGTCCAAATTAGTAGTCTTGATCTTTACATTTTTGAAATAAGTCTTATTGCCTTCGTCCTCTGGATTTCGAATGCTATGTACTTGTAGTCCCACGAATCCTTTGCTATCCATATCATCCACCACATAAGCAACTTCTTGTCCATTTAGCCAAGTTTTGATCTCATCTCCAATCACTTCTATTCTATAATGATTAAATTCTCCCATTTTAAAAGCAGTTTTCGCTGCTGGGTTTAGGTCCAAGGGGTATAACCATCCTCTGCGAGCTTCATCATAAATACCTGCCGACCATGCTCTTTCGCTTGGGTCAGCTTCTACCTGATATCCATAAACCAATCCATTTCCATCTCTAGCCGCAGGGTCGAATTGCCCACGGGCCATAATTCCAGAGTTACTTGTAAGGTTTTCTACTTTTAAGTCTAGCTCTAAAATGTAGTCTCCATATGTTTCTTCAGTAATTAAGAAGGTGTTTGGAGAGCCAGCAACTGCAGAACCTACAATTACTCCATCGACCACTTCAAAGTTGGCTGTCCCTGCTACAGCTTTCCATCCGCTGAGGTCTTTGCCGTTAAATAGGTCTACCCATCCATCATCGGACTTTTGAGCTCCATTGGAGCAACTTATAAACAGTATTCCTGAGAAAAGAAAAAGGAATAATTTCGAAAACATTTTCATAAAATTGGTTTTTAGTATTAAGTAAAAATCCTGATTTAAGGCTGTTCACACAACTAGGATTTGATTGAATTTACGCAAACGTTTTCGAGTTTAAAGCCTAAAAATCGATGAAAGAGTAATCTAGCATTTGAATGGAAAAAGAATCGGTCGAACTTTCTTACTTTTGCGCATGATTGATTTTGACCAACGAGGAAAAGTATTTATTACATGTAAGGATCGCTTTGTATCCTACCTGGAAGCAGAAGTGAGAGAACTGGGCTTTGTCCCAGATGAAGTTACCCGAACAGGGATAGAATTACAGGCAAGTATGGAAGAATGCATGGACCTCAATCTTCACTTGAGAACTGCGTCTCAAGTACTTTTCGAGATCAAATCTTTTTATCTCCAGCATGCAGATGATATTTATAGAAGAGTGAAGGCTATTCCTTGGGAGGAGTATTTAGATGTGGATGGTTATTTTTCTGTCAGCTCAGTGGTGGATAATGAAAGTATTAATAACCCCATGTTTGTGAACGTTCGGGTAAAAGATGCGATTGTAGACAGGTTTAGAGAAAAATCAGGAAGAAGACCAGATTCTGGTTCCGATTATCAAGGTCTCGTTTTTCAATTATACTGGAAAGGAACAAGAGCGGCTATGTACATCAATACTTCTGGAGATACGATTGGAAAACATGGATACCGGAAAATCCCAGGTAAAGCACCTATGTTAGAGTCTTTGGCTGCAGCTTCCATTTTCGCAACCGAATGGAACACTAGAGTTCCATTTATTAACCCAATGTGTGGATCAGGTACTTTAGCGATTGAAGCCGCTATGTTGGCTACTAAAAGATACCCAGGTTTGTACAGGGATAATTACTCCTTTCAATATATTCTTGGCTATCAAGAAGAAGCCTTTTTGGCTAAGAAGAGAAAGCTTGAAAATAAAATCAAAGAAATTCCAGAGCTCAAGATTATTGCCTCGGATTTATCCTTACAGGCCATTGCTTTTGCAAAAGAAAATGCAATCAATGCAGGTGTAGATCATATGATCGAGTTTCAGGTTTGCGACTTTGCTGAAACAGAAATTCCTGAAAGGCCTAGAGGGGTAGTAATTTTTAACCCAGAATATGGGCAAAGGTTAGGGGAGACGGATGAGTTGGTTGAGACCTATAAACGATTGGGAGATTTTATGAAACAAAAATGCCCAGGCTATAGAGGTTATATTTTTACAGGAAATATGGAGTTGGCAAAAAAGGTAGGTTTACGAGCCAGTAGAAGGATTGAATTTTGGAATGGTACCATTGATTGTCGCTTGCTAAAATACGACCTGTACGAAGGAAAAAAAGAAGATTAAAAAGAGCAGAAGAATTAAGCATTTTAAATGCTTAATTCTTCTGCTTCAGATACTATTGATGTTCGTCTCTTAACAAATCATTCACAGTTTTCACTGGATTGAAAGTAATTAGAGGAACTTCCACAAATAAAGTGTTCCAACCTGCCATGGCTCCATTCCAAAGGCCTGGCAATTCCAGTGCTTTTAAGTCTTTGCCACTTTTGGATTTTTCTGTAATGAAGCCAGTCATCATATCCCGGAACTCCAAAAGGTCAAAGTCCTTACCTTCAAAATCTTTGGTTCCACAGACTAGATCTACAGGGTTGAAGTGAGTGGAACTTTTAAAGACCTCTTGAGTGTCTGAATCACTCAGGTCTATTTGGGCAGTTTCAGCAATTTGCAAGGAAAGAGAACCGTCAGACTCTTGCACCCAAAAAGGACCGCCTCCTGGTTCCCCGGTGTTTTTCACCATTCCACAAACCCGTATAGGTCGATTTAATTTCTCCTGTAAAGCAGTTGCTTTATCCTCATGGGATTTGGACTCGTATCCATCCGGTAGTTTTGCTCCTAAATGGTAAGTAAGTACATGTTCTGCATGCATGATGGAGGAATCTGTAACTTCAGATTTTAACCTATTCAAGGCTTCAAAAACATGTTCCTGAATTTCTAAAAGGAGTCCACCGATAGCCATTTTATAGTTTTTGGTTTCTTCCTTTAGACGGTCGGGAACTACGTTGTCTATATTTTTGATAAAGATTAAATCGGCGGAAATGTCGTTTAGGTTTTCTAGTAAAGCCCCGTGACCTGCTGGTCTGAACAAGATAGAATCATCATCTTCCAAAAATGGGCTGTTATCCATATTGACAGCAATGGTGTCTGTTGCCTTTTTTTGTTGTGAATAACTTATGTCGAATTTGACTTCGTATTCCTTTTCAAGTTTGGGAACGATGGAAGCTATTTCAGTTTTGAATTTCGATTCATGCTCAGGGGAGACCGTAAAATGAATTTTAACAATATTGCCTTTTCCTACAGCATACTGTATTCCTTCAATTAAATGTTCATAGGCTGGAGTTCTTCTTTCCTCTGGGTAGCTATGAAACCTCAGCAAGCCTTTTGGGAGGCTTCCATAACCTAATCCATCTTCCAAAAGCAAGGCAGCTAGGATTCCTTTATAATCTCTAGAATCCAATTTGTGATTAATACTACTTCCTTGTGCCTTTAGAACCTCATTTAAGTCATCATAAAAGGCGAATTTTTCAATCTTGTCCATGAATTTCTGAACAAAAGGAGATTTGCTGAGGTCTCCATCTCCTTCAAGGAAGGCAAAAAGGTCCTTAAACATTCGTGAGGCAGCCCCACTCGCTGGAACGAATTTCACTACTTCAATTTGTGAAGTTTTTTCTGGGTAGGATTTTTGAAAGTGAGCAAGTTCCTTGTCACTCAATACTTTAATTCCATTTTTAGGAGTAGCAGCTGCTACAATTTTTAAAAAAGGAAAGCCGTTTTCGAAATGGTTTATTTGTTGTTTGACTAGCTCAGGGTTCATTCCCTGCGATAAAATTTTAGATTCTAAGCCTGTATCCATGCTTTCTTGGGTTTGACAAAAGTGATATGTTAAGATAGCAGGCTATTTGTCTTTGCTCAAATTTGAAAGAGGAATTTTAGAGGCAAATGCTAATAAATTGTCATATTCCCATTCTTTTTAAAAATTCCTCGCGTTTAGAATTAGATATGCTTACCTGTTTTTCATTGTTCATGACAATGTAGCCTCCTTCTGATTTGACAAATTTTTTAACCTCAGAAAGGTTGATTAAAAAACTATTATGAACACGCATAAAGTTGACATCAATAAGTAAGTTTTCATATTCCTTAAGGTTCTTACTGACCACTAACTTTCGATCATCTTTTAAATGAAAGTCTGTATAAGAACCGTTTGCTTCACAATATAGAATCTGGTTTACTGGAATAAACTCAACTCCCTCGGAAGTGGAAAGGCAAATTTTCCGATTCTCTGGATTTCCTGATTGAAAATTATTTAAAAGGTTTTCCAACAAATTCTGTCTAGATTCTGTTTGGATTAATTCCTTTGCTTTGTGAACTGCTTCTAAAAGCTCATCTAAATCGATAGGCTTTAATAAATAGTCTATTGAACTGAATTTTATCGCCTTGATGGCATAATGTTCAAATGCTGTGGTAAAAATCAAGTGAAAATCTAAATGTTTTACCTTTTGCAATACATCAAAGCCGGTTCCCGTTTGGAGTTCAATATCCATAAAAATGAGATCGGGCTGGTGAAGTGTTATTTTTTCAACAGCTTCTTGAACATCAGTTGCTTCACCCAAAACCTCAACCTCCGGGCAGTAATCTGCTAAAAACGTTTTGAGAGTTTCTCTATTATGATATTCATCCTCAATGATAATCACTCTTAAATTTGTCATTGTTTTGGGATTTTAATGATCACTTTCGTACCTGGCTTTAGATCCTCGTATTGAATAAAATCTTCGATGGATTGCCACTTGTTTTCCAACTTAAGTCTTTCATAAGTTAAGCTCATTCCTCTTGAGGGTCTATAATTTGCTCTCTTAAGTTCTCCTGCAGCTTTC
Above is a window of Algoriphagus machipongonensis DNA encoding:
- a CDS encoding LytR/AlgR family response regulator transcription factor — its product is MTNLRVIIIEDEYHNRETLKTFLADYCPEVEVLGEATDVQEAVEKITLHQPDLIFMDIELQTGTGFDVLQKVKHLDFHLIFTTAFEHYAIKAIKFSSIDYLLKPIDLDELLEAVHKAKELIQTESRQNLLENLLNNFQSGNPENRKICLSTSEGVEFIPVNQILYCEANGSYTDFHLKDDRKLVVSKNLKEYENLLIDVNFMRVHNSFLINLSEVKKFVKSEGGYIVMNNEKQVSISNSKREEFLKRMGI